Proteins co-encoded in one Marinobacter qingdaonensis genomic window:
- a CDS encoding PhoH family protein, whose product MSTHDSRQFDLHPADQHRLTTLCGPFDENLKHIERRLQVTIGRRGHHFRIQGETEHVAAAVEVVRHLYRETEASDEISPDTVHLYIRETGYERLPEDVPYDGAVTVIKTPKLQAKPRGANQQKYVHNIRSHDINFGIGPAGTGKTWLAVACAVEALKDEQVKRILLVRPAVEAGEKLGFLPGDLAQKVDPYLRPLYDALYEMLGFDQVTRLIEKSVIEIAPLAFMRGRTLNNSFIILDESQNTTREQMKMFLTRIGFGSTAVITGDTTQVDLPRGQNSGLIHAAGVLGKVTGIGFTRFGAKDVVRHPLVQRIVEAYDSFDDGSGTSQ is encoded by the coding sequence TTGAGCACCCACGATTCCAGACAATTCGACCTGCACCCGGCGGACCAGCACCGCCTGACCACCCTCTGCGGCCCGTTCGATGAGAACCTCAAGCACATCGAACGGCGCCTGCAGGTGACCATCGGTCGCCGCGGCCACCACTTCCGGATCCAGGGTGAGACCGAGCACGTCGCCGCCGCGGTCGAGGTCGTGCGGCACCTGTACCGGGAAACCGAGGCCAGCGACGAGATCTCACCGGACACGGTGCACCTGTACATCCGCGAGACCGGCTACGAGCGCCTGCCGGAGGACGTGCCCTATGACGGCGCGGTCACGGTGATCAAGACCCCGAAACTGCAGGCCAAGCCCCGGGGTGCCAACCAGCAGAAGTACGTCCACAACATCCGTAGCCACGACATCAACTTCGGCATCGGACCGGCCGGCACCGGCAAGACCTGGCTGGCCGTGGCCTGTGCCGTGGAAGCCCTGAAGGACGAGCAGGTGAAGCGGATTCTGCTGGTGCGCCCGGCGGTGGAGGCGGGTGAAAAGCTCGGGTTTCTGCCCGGCGACCTGGCCCAGAAGGTCGATCCCTACCTGCGCCCCCTGTACGACGCCCTGTACGAAATGCTCGGGTTTGATCAGGTCACCCGGCTGATCGAAAAAAGCGTGATCGAGATTGCACCGCTGGCGTTCATGCGCGGCCGGACCCTGAACAACTCGTTCATCATCCTGGATGAAAGCCAGAACACCACCCGGGAGCAGATGAAGATGTTCCTGACCCGGATCGGCTTTGGCTCGACCGCGGTGATTACCGGCGACACCACCCAGGTGGACCTGCCGCGCGGCCAAAATTCCGGGTTGATCCACGCCGCCGGCGTCCTGGGCAAGGTCACCGGCATCGGCTTTACCCGCTTTGGCGCCAAGGACGTGGTGCGTCACCCGCTGGTGCAGCGCATTGTCGAAGCCTACGACTCCTTCGACGACGGCAGCGGTACCAGCCAGTGA
- the miaB gene encoding tRNA (N6-isopentenyl adenosine(37)-C2)-methylthiotransferase MiaB: MAKKLYIKTHGCQMNEYDSSRMADLLRTGETVEMTDTPEDADILLLNTCSIREKAQEKVFHQLGRWKSLKNSKPDLIIGVGGCVASQEGQAIIDRAPYVDMVFGPQTLHRLPDMITEVRAKGNGVGVVDVSFPEIEKFDNLPEPGADGPSAFVSIMEGCSKYCTFCVVPYTRGEEVSRPADDVIAEVAHLATQGVREVNLLGQNVNAYRGETHDGDTMDLAELITLIATIDGIDRIRYTTSHPVEFTDAMIEVYEQVPELVSHLHLPVQSGSDRVLAAMKRGHTALEYKSKLRRLRKIRPDISFSSDFIIGFPGETDKDFEDTMKLINDIGFDVSFSFIYSARPGTPASDLPDDTPMDVKKERLAILQQRINQQAMDISRKMVGTTQRILVTGLSKKDPGEYAGRTENNRIVNFRHPNPEVVGHFIDVDIVEAYPNSLRGHPVDDQLH; encoded by the coding sequence ATGGCCAAGAAGCTGTACATCAAAACCCACGGCTGCCAGATGAACGAGTACGATTCATCCCGCATGGCGGACCTGCTGCGCACCGGTGAGACCGTCGAGATGACCGACACGCCGGAAGACGCGGACATCCTGCTGTTGAACACCTGTTCCATCCGGGAGAAAGCCCAGGAGAAAGTGTTCCACCAGCTCGGCCGCTGGAAATCCCTGAAGAACAGCAAGCCCGATCTGATCATCGGTGTTGGCGGTTGTGTCGCCAGCCAGGAAGGTCAGGCCATCATCGACCGGGCCCCCTACGTGGATATGGTGTTCGGTCCGCAGACCCTGCACCGCCTGCCGGACATGATCACGGAAGTGCGGGCCAAGGGAAATGGCGTGGGCGTGGTGGACGTCAGCTTCCCGGAGATTGAAAAGTTCGACAACCTGCCGGAACCGGGCGCCGATGGCCCTTCCGCCTTTGTCTCGATCATGGAAGGCTGCAGCAAGTACTGCACCTTCTGCGTGGTGCCCTACACCCGCGGCGAGGAAGTCAGCCGTCCAGCCGACGATGTGATTGCCGAGGTGGCGCATCTGGCCACCCAGGGTGTGCGGGAAGTCAATCTGCTGGGTCAGAACGTCAACGCCTATCGGGGTGAAACCCACGACGGCGACACCATGGACCTGGCGGAACTGATCACCCTGATCGCCACCATCGACGGCATCGACCGCATCCGTTACACCACCTCGCACCCGGTCGAGTTTACCGACGCCATGATTGAGGTCTACGAACAGGTACCGGAACTGGTCAGCCACCTGCATCTGCCGGTGCAGAGCGGGTCGGATCGGGTCCTGGCGGCCATGAAGCGCGGTCACACGGCCCTGGAGTACAAGTCCAAGCTCCGGCGTCTGCGCAAGATCCGCCCGGACATCAGCTTCTCGTCCGATTTCATCATCGGTTTCCCGGGCGAGACCGACAAGGACTTCGAGGACACCATGAAGCTGATCAACGACATCGGCTTCGATGTGTCCTTCAGCTTTATCTACAGCGCGCGCCCCGGCACGCCGGCCTCCGACCTCCCGGACGACACCCCGATGGACGTCAAGAAGGAGCGCCTGGCGATCCTGCAGCAGCGCATCAACCAGCAGGCCATGGACATCAGCCGGAAAATGGTGGGCACCACCCAGCGTATCCTGGTGACCGGCCTGTCCAAGAAGGACCCCGGCGAGTACGCCGGCCGTACCGAGAACAATCGCATCGTCAATTTCCGGCATCCGAATCCCGAGGTGGTCGGCCACTTTATCGACGTCGACATCGTGGAGGCCTACCCGAATTCGCTGCGGGGTCATCCCGTCGACGACCAGCTGCACTGA
- the trmH gene encoding tRNA (guanosine(18)-2'-O)-methyltransferase TrmH: protein MTPERLARIKQTLDTRQPDLSVLTDQVHKPRNLSAIIRSCDAFGLANMHVVWPREGFRAFRKTAGGSYNWVTTHTHRTMADAITDLKGQGHKLYAAQLSDRAVDYREVDFTVPCTVILGNEVDGVSADAADQADEHIVIPMMGMVESLNVSAACAIILAEAQRQRKAAGLYDYTRLPEEEYLRLLFCWCQPAVKRYCDDRNLPYPPIDPETGELIDGVGWMKEVRKLRHPDLDHAE from the coding sequence ATGACCCCTGAACGTCTCGCCCGGATCAAACAAACCCTGGACACCCGCCAACCGGATCTCAGCGTGCTCACCGACCAGGTCCACAAGCCCCGAAACCTGTCGGCCATCATTCGCTCTTGCGACGCCTTCGGGCTGGCGAACATGCACGTGGTTTGGCCGCGGGAGGGCTTTCGGGCGTTCCGCAAGACCGCCGGTGGCAGCTACAACTGGGTCACCACCCACACCCATCGCACCATGGCTGACGCCATCACGGACTTGAAAGGGCAGGGGCATAAGCTGTACGCCGCGCAGTTGTCCGACCGGGCGGTGGACTACCGCGAGGTGGATTTCACCGTGCCCTGCACGGTGATCCTCGGCAACGAGGTGGATGGCGTGAGCGCCGATGCGGCCGACCAGGCGGATGAGCACATCGTGATCCCGATGATGGGCATGGTGGAGTCACTGAACGTCTCTGCCGCCTGCGCCATCATCCTGGCCGAGGCCCAGCGCCAGCGCAAAGCGGCCGGGCTGTACGATTACACCCGCCTGCCCGAGGAGGAGTACCTGCGCCTATTGTTCTGCTGGTGCCAACCCGCGGTCAAACGCTATTGTGACGATCGCAATCTGCCTTATCCCCCCATTGATCCGGAGACGGGCGAGCTGATCGACGGCGTCGGATGGATGAAAGAAGTCCGCAAGCTGCGGCATCCGGATCTGGATCACGCCGAGTAA